One Leucobacter muris DNA segment encodes these proteins:
- a CDS encoding IS481 family transposase — MPHANAPLTPIGRQRLAVLIVDQGWTIRRAAERFQVSPATAAKWAARYRADDTLQDRSSRPHTSPNRLSKRREHRIISLRFTRQWGPHRISYHLGIPRSTIERVLNRYRMPHLAHLDRATGLPVRKPRIMRYEKQIPGELVHVDIKKLGRIPTGGGWRVHGRGSAQDRQAGSARDRAARTGAASSRGYAFLHHAVDDYSRLAYSEILNDEKKETAAAFWDRARKFFTQAGIVVTAVMTDNGSCYRSHAFASALGPGVKHHRTRPYRPQTNGKVERFNRTLAAEWAYAGMYESDAARAATYDAWLHHYNHHRPHTGIGGLTPSDRVHNLTRNYS, encoded by the coding sequence ATGCCCCACGCTAACGCACCCCTCACCCCTATCGGCAGACAACGTCTCGCAGTATTGATTGTCGATCAGGGATGGACCATCCGCCGTGCCGCGGAACGGTTCCAAGTGTCACCCGCGACCGCTGCAAAATGGGCTGCGAGATACCGGGCCGATGACACCCTCCAGGATCGTTCCTCACGCCCGCACACCTCACCCAATCGCCTCTCGAAACGACGCGAGCATCGCATCATCAGTCTGCGTTTCACCCGTCAGTGGGGGCCGCATCGCATTAGTTACCACCTCGGTATCCCGCGTTCCACGATCGAGCGGGTCTTGAACCGATATCGAATGCCGCATCTGGCCCATCTTGACCGCGCGACCGGTCTTCCCGTGAGGAAGCCTCGCATCATGAGGTACGAGAAACAGATCCCGGGAGAGCTCGTGCACGTTGATATCAAGAAACTCGGCCGTATTCCCACTGGGGGCGGATGGCGTGTGCACGGACGCGGATCCGCGCAAGATCGTCAAGCGGGCAGTGCTCGTGACCGTGCGGCACGTACTGGCGCAGCATCCTCGCGCGGCTACGCGTTCTTACATCACGCGGTCGATGATTACTCGCGATTGGCGTACTCCGAGATACTGAACGATGAAAAGAAAGAGACCGCGGCAGCGTTTTGGGATCGGGCGCGTAAGTTCTTCACCCAGGCTGGAATCGTGGTGACCGCTGTCATGACAGACAACGGGTCTTGTTACCGATCCCACGCGTTCGCGAGCGCGCTCGGCCCCGGAGTCAAGCATCATCGCACGCGCCCGTATCGGCCACAGACGAACGGGAAAGTCGAACGTTTCAACCGCACGCTCGCAGCAGAGTGGGCGTACGCCGGCATGTATGAGAGTGATGCAGCCAGGGCCGCAACATACGACGCTTGGCTGCATCACTACAATCATCACCGACCCCATACCGGGATCGGTGGTCTCACACCGTCAGATCGTGTTCACAACCTCACGAGGAACTACAGCTAG
- a CDS encoding GGDEF domain-containing protein, which translates to MGTISRAEDLLAWVRERSTMYSVATAALCAVFTVLLCSDLFLEGGPRLGYPIIVTLMILSAVAALGFLVLGDRFGFWPALVIVTANGVMMVLDFTLLRVPTNTIGSVIQMPVLALYLGIFLRPAAARIIEAGVLIAVLTAAVLGHTGTDVFYGGRNLIKILLFVWLCLEAGIYAQKRFKRETHVDILTGLLNRQGLVDRAYAERARATRAERPTSVAMIDLDRFKQVNDTRGHSAGDHVLRDLAGQWRAQLRESDVIARLGGDEFVLVLPDTDVETGQRVMERLNKHSSHPWSWGLVEWQPDEKLSHVVANADREMYRDKATRREPADR; encoded by the coding sequence GTGGGTACGATCAGCAGGGCGGAAGACCTGCTCGCGTGGGTGCGCGAGCGCAGCACGATGTACTCGGTGGCGACAGCCGCCCTCTGCGCCGTCTTCACGGTGCTGCTCTGCTCCGATCTGTTCCTCGAGGGCGGCCCGCGACTCGGTTACCCGATCATCGTCACGCTCATGATCCTCTCGGCCGTCGCGGCCCTCGGGTTCCTGGTGCTCGGCGATCGCTTCGGGTTCTGGCCCGCCCTCGTGATCGTCACCGCCAACGGCGTGATGATGGTGCTCGACTTCACGCTGCTGCGCGTGCCGACCAACACCATCGGATCGGTCATCCAGATGCCGGTGCTCGCGCTCTACCTCGGCATCTTCCTGCGCCCCGCCGCCGCGAGGATCATCGAGGCGGGCGTGCTGATCGCGGTGCTCACCGCCGCGGTGCTCGGGCACACGGGCACCGACGTCTTCTACGGCGGCAGAAACCTGATCAAGATCCTGCTCTTCGTCTGGCTCTGCCTCGAAGCCGGCATCTACGCCCAGAAACGCTTCAAACGCGAGACGCACGTCGACATCCTCACCGGGCTGCTGAACCGGCAGGGCCTCGTCGACCGCGCCTACGCCGAACGGGCGCGCGCCACCCGCGCCGAGCGGCCGACCAGCGTCGCGATGATCGACCTCGACCGCTTCAAGCAGGTCAACGACACCCGCGGGCACAGCGCCGGCGACCACGTGCTGCGCGATCTCGCGGGCCAGTGGCGCGCGCAGCTGCGCGAGAGCGACGTCATCGCCCGGCTCGGCGGCGACGAGTTCGTGCTCGTGCTGCCCGACACCGACGTCGAGACCGGGCAGCGGGTCATGGAACGGCTCAACAAGCACAGCTCGCACCCGTGGTCGTGGGGGCTCGTCGAGTGGCAACCCGACGAGAAGCTGTCCCACGTGGTGGCGAACGCCGACCGCGAGATGTACCGCGACAAGGCCACGCGCCGCGAACCCGCCGACCGCTAG
- a CDS encoding P1 family peptidase produces the protein MTAQERPRLDELGIGAGKYARGAINAITDVPGVRVGHATISDGHYNTGVTAIVPDQLTPERRSLPAALAVGNGYGKIVGATQLQELGAIETPVLLTSTLSAFRVADALVAQLLAQPGHEQTTTINPVVGETNDGALSAIRDRPVGPEQVAEALASAAGGPVAEGCVGAGTGTTALGFKGGIGTSSRLAPVADAEYTVGAIVQSNFTGLLRIAGVPMPAAEMLPEPSAETIGNSCMIVVATDAPLDSRQLARVARRAVYAMRGVGADFDQGSGDYAISFSTAERGAAPRDEDLSPLFHATMLAVEEALINSVLRATTRRGPEGRVGHEIPVDEVRRRLAAAGTSELE, from the coding sequence ATGACCGCGCAGGAGAGACCCCGGCTCGACGAGCTCGGGATCGGCGCCGGCAAGTACGCCCGCGGGGCGATCAACGCCATCACCGACGTGCCCGGCGTGCGCGTGGGCCACGCGACGATCTCCGACGGGCACTACAACACGGGTGTCACCGCGATCGTGCCCGACCAGCTCACACCCGAGCGGCGCTCGTTGCCCGCGGCGCTCGCCGTGGGCAACGGCTACGGCAAGATCGTGGGCGCCACGCAGCTGCAGGAGCTCGGCGCGATCGAGACCCCCGTTCTGCTGACGAGCACGCTCTCGGCGTTCCGGGTGGCCGACGCGCTCGTGGCGCAGCTGCTCGCGCAACCGGGCCACGAGCAGACGACCACGATCAACCCGGTCGTCGGCGAGACGAACGACGGCGCGCTCTCGGCGATCCGGGATCGCCCGGTGGGGCCCGAGCAGGTCGCCGAGGCGCTCGCCTCGGCCGCCGGCGGCCCCGTCGCCGAAGGCTGCGTCGGCGCGGGCACCGGCACCACCGCGCTCGGCTTCAAGGGCGGCATCGGCACGTCGTCGCGGCTCGCCCCCGTGGCCGACGCCGAGTACACGGTCGGCGCGATCGTGCAGAGCAACTTCACGGGCCTGCTGCGGATCGCCGGCGTGCCGATGCCGGCGGCCGAGATGCTGCCCGAGCCGTCGGCCGAGACCATCGGCAACTCGTGCATGATCGTCGTCGCGACCGACGCGCCGCTCGATTCGCGGCAGCTCGCCCGCGTCGCCCGCCGGGCCGTCTACGCGATGCGCGGCGTCGGGGCCGACTTCGACCAGGGCAGCGGCGACTACGCGATCTCGTTCTCCACCGCCGAGCGCGGCGCGGCGCCCCGCGATGAGGATCTCTCACCGCTCTTCCACGCCACGATGCTCGCGGTCGAGGAGGCGCTCATCAACTCGGTGCTGCGGGCGACCACCCGACGCGGGCCCGAGGGTCGCGTCGGGCACGAGATCCCGGTCGACGAGGTGCGACGGCGGCTCGCGGCGGCGGGCACGAGCGAGCTCGAGTAG